The Archangium primigenium genomic interval GCGAAACCGACGCTCCAGGGGCCCCAGGCGATGCTCAGCGCGGGAACACCCCGTGCGCGCAGGTCGTGGGCGAGCGCGTCCAGTCCGGCGTTGGCGGCCGCGTAGCTCGCCTGACCGGGGGAGCCGAGGACGCCGGCCAGTGACGAGAACAGCACGAAGAAGTCGAGCGGTGCTCCCTCGGTGAGCCGGAGCAGGTTCTCTCCGCCCAGCAGCTTGGGGGCCATCACGTCGCGCAGGTGGCGCTCGGTGTGGCGCAGCAGCGCCGCGTCATCGAGCACTCCGGCGGCGTGCACCACGCCGCGCAGTGGCGGGAGCCGCGCGTGGAGGGCGTCCCAACGCGCCGCGAGCGCGGGGCCGTCGGTCACGTCGACCCCGAGCACGTGGACGGTGATGCCGCGCTGCGCGTACTCGGACAGCTGGCGCTGCTGTTCGGCCGAGGGTGCCGAGCGTCCGAGCAGGACCAGGTGGCGCGCTCCGCGCTCGACCCAGGCCTCGACGAGCGGCCAGCCGATGCCGCCCAGGCCCCCGCTGATGAGGTAGGTGGCGTCGTCGCGCAGCCGCAGCCGCAGCGGCGGCGTGTCGCGGTGCCGAGAACGCTCGAGCCTGGCGGTATAGAAGGCCCCGGAGCGCACGGCGAGCTGAGACTCCGTGCCGGCGAGCACCTCCAGCAAGAGGGCGACGCCCCCGGCGCCATCGCGCGGGTCCAGGTCGACGAGGCCCCCCCAGATCTCGGGCAACTCGAGGGCGGCGCAACGCGCCAGTCCCCAGAGGCTCGCCTGGGCGATGGACACCGGGCGTCCCTCGCCTTCGACGGCTTGCGCTCCGGAGGTCACCCACCACAGGCGCGGGGCACGGCGCCAGGGCAGGCGGCTGGCCGTCTGCAGCAGGGTCAGGGCCCGCGACGTCACCTCCTCGGGCCTCCCTCCATCGAGGGCCGCGAACGACACCACGTGGGTGACGTCGAGGGGTGGAGCGCTCTCCAACTCCAGCGGCCCGGAGAAGCGCGCGACGGCGATGCCGCGCGCCTCGAGTTCGTGGGCGAAACGCTCACCCTGGCCGTGACGGTCGAGGATGACGGCGAACGATCCCTCCGTCGTCACACCCGCGCCTGGCGTCGGCTCGAGGCGGCGCCAGTTGAGCGCATACAGCCACTGACGCCACGCCGGCGGCTGCAACAGGGCGGAGCGCGACACCTTCTTGAGACTCACCCCGGAGAGTGTCACGAGCAGCGTGCCCGAGGCGTCGAACAGCCGCACATCACCGCGGAGCATCGAGCCATCGCCGACCAGCACCGCCGAGGCGTGCGCCCAGACCTCCGTGCCCGACGGAGCCGCGGCCGGGTGGAGCTCGACGCGGTCGATGCCGATGGGCATCCACGCCTCTCGGGATTCAGGGGCCTCGCGGGCGGAGGCGGCGACCCCCAGCATCTGGAAACAACTGTCGAGGACCGTGAGCGGCACTTCCCAGCGCTCGGCCTGTCCCGAGGACTGCTCGTGCGTCATCCGCGCCAGCACCTCGGACTCGCCCACCCAGAGCTCCGCGATGCGGCGGAAGCTCGGGCCCAGACTCATCGGGGGTGCATTGCCGGCGCCCGCGTCTGTCCAGACGCTCGCCAGCACGTCCTGGGGCACCACCGCCCGCGAGCAGCGGCCGCGCAGCTCGCGTGGCTCGACCATCCCGGAACTGACCGTCCGGGAGTTCGCCACGGCGCTGGCGTGCAGCACCCACTCGGCCTCTGACTTCTCGCTATCGCCACCGCCGAAGAACGACAGTCGCGCCGCGGCCTCATCCGGTGTCACCACCACGGACACGGGCACGCCTTGCGCCGCGGCGCCCTCCGGAATCGTCAGCGCGCGCGTGAACGCGACATCCTCGAGAACCGTCCCGCCCGAGACCTCGCGGGCCGCGGCGAGGAACGACGCGACGTAGAGCGCGGCCGGGACCACGACCTGCCCGTGGACGCGGTGCTCGGCGAGTTCCCTGGGATGTGCTGGCTCCAGCCGGTGGGTGAAGTGGGTTTCCCGATTGGGCAGCCGCATCCGCTCGCCGAGCAGTGGGTGCACCGCGCGTGTGCTCGCGCTCACCGGCGGCGGGGCAGGGGTGGAGGCCAGCGGGAACCAGTAGTGCTCCCGCTCGAACGGATAGGTGGGCAGCGGCACGCGCCGGTGGGTGAACGGCCCATCGAAGGCGCTCCAGTCGAGCTTCGCGCCATGCTCGTAGAGCGTCGCAACCGCGCGCGCCAGCACCGCGTCGTCGTCCCGGCCGTGGTACAGCGACGGCGCGGTGATCTGCGGCTCCTCGATGACCCGCGACACCGCACCGAGCAGGACCGGATTTGGTCCGATCTCGACCCAGACCTCGCACCCGAGCTCGCGCGCCCGCCGCACTCCCTCGGCGAAGCGCACCGGGGCGCACAACTGCTGACTCCAGTAGGCGGCTGCGTTGAAGCCCTCACCGGCCCGGTCGGCGGTGACGTTGGTGATCCAACTCGTGCGGGGCGCATGGAACGACACGCGCGCGAGCTGCGCGGACAACGGCGCGACCACCGGCGCCATCAACGGGGAGTGGAACGCGCACGAGGTCTTGAGCGGCTTGACCTTGGCGCCCTGACGGACCAGTTCCTCGGTCGCCGCCCGCACCTGCTCGGCCGGACCGGAGATGCTCAGGCTTCTCGGCCCATTGTAGGCGGCGATTGCCAGGCCACCGCCCAGCGTGGCGAGCACGGCCTCGACCCGCGAGGGTTCCGCTTCGACCGTGGCCATGGCTCCGCCCGGGCCCAGATCGTGGCAGGCACGAGCGCGCGCCGCCACCAGCCGGCAGGCATCCTCGAGGGACATCACCCCACAGGTGGTGGCCGCGGCGTACTCACCCAGACTGTGGCCGAGCACGAGGTCGGGCTCGACGCCCCACGAGCGCCACAGCTCCACCAGGGCATACTCGAGGCAGAACAGCGCGGGCTGGCTGTACAGCGTCTGGTCGAGTTCGGTCGAATCTTGCCCCCACATCACCTCGAGCAGCGGGCGGGGCAGTTCGGTGTTGAAGAGCTGGACGCAGCGCTCCAGGGCGGCGCGGAAGACCGGCTCGGAGCGATGCAGTCCACGCCCCATGCCCACGTATTGCGACCCCTGCCCGGTGAACAGGAACGCGATCTTCGGACGGCGGGAAGCCGCGGTGCCGGCGTTGGCCGCGCCGGGCGTCTTGCTCGCCAGCCACGCGTCGAGCTGACCCTGGAGCTGCTCGACGGTCGAGGCGACGAAGCCCGCCCGGTACGCGAAGTGCGCGCGTCCCACCCGCGAGGTGAAGCACAGGTCCTCGAGCGAAGGCGCACCCGGCTGCCGCAGGTGTCTGGCGACGTTGGCCACGGTGCGCTCGAGGGCACGGGGCGAACGGGCCGAGAGGGTCAGCACGTGGTGGGTGCGTTCACCGGACTCTGGCCGCGCGGGCGCGACGGCCGCCTCACGCGGCGGCTCCTCGAGGATTACCGCGGCGTTGGTGCCACTGATTCCAAACGAGCTGACCTCCGCGAAGCGCGGCTTGTCGCCCGCGCGCCAGGGCTGCTGGCCGTCGGACATGACGAACGGCGTGCCCGCGAGCGAGATCCGGGGATTGAGCGCTTGGAAGTGCAGGTTGCGCGGGATGGACTGATGCCTGAACGTCAGGATGGCCTTGAGCAGACCGGCCATTCCCGCGGCCGCCTCGAGGTGGCCGATATTGGTCTTGACCGCGCCGAGCACGCACGTCGAGCCGTCGGCGCGAGGCGCCCCCAGCACCGCGGTGAGGGCCTCGATTTCAATCGGATCCCCGAGCGACGTACCGGTGCCATGCGTCTCGACATAGCCAATCTGCTCTGGCTCCACCCGGGCGTTGCGCAGGGCCTGGCGCAGGAGCGCTTGCTGCGCGAGCATGTTTGGCGCGGTCAACCCGGCGGAGCGGCCGTCCTGGTTGACGGCGGAGCCGCGCACCAGTGCCCAGATATGATCGCCGTCGCGCTGCGCATCCGACAGGCGCTTGAGCACGACGATGCCGCAGCCCTCACCGCGCACGTAGCCATTGGCGCGCGCGTCGAACGTCTTGCACCGGCCATCGGGAGACAGGGCCTTGAGCTGGCCCAGCACATAGCTGCTCTCGGGAGAGAGGATGAGGTTCACGCCCCCGGCGAGTGCCAGGTCGCTCTCCCCACCGCGCAGACTCATACACGCCTGGTGCAGCGCGACGAGCGACGAGGAGCAGGCCGTGTCGAGCGCCATGCACGGCCCCTGCAGGCCGAGGGTATAGGCGAGGCGGCCGGCGGCGACGCTGGCGAGACTTCCGGTGAACGACTGGGCGTCGACCTCGGAGGGACTCCAACGGAGGATCCGCCGCAGATAGTCCGGAGCCCCAATACCAATGAAGACGCCGGTGGGGGAGCCCGACAGGCCGCTGGGATTGAGACCGGCGGTCTCCAGCGCTTCCCAGGTCACTTCGAGGAGCAGGCGCTGCTGCGGATCGAGCCGCTCGGCTTCCCGCGCCGAGATGCCGAAGAACTCCGCGTCGAACCTCTCGACATCGTCGAGCAACGCCGCCGAGGACACGCTCTGGGGGAACGCCGGATCCGCGGGCACGCGCTCGGCCGGAATCTCCCGCACGGCATCGCCGCCGCGCTCGAGCAGACTCCAGTAGGCCGCGAGATCATTGGCGCCCCCGGGAAAGCGGCACGCCATGCCCACCACCGCGATGGGCTCGGTGCGCTGGCGCTCCTTGGCCTCGAGCTGCTCCCTGGCGCGTTTGAGCGCGACCATCGCGCGCTCGAGCTGCGTCGACGATTCCGGCGACTTCCGAGTTGTTTCAGACAAGGCCCGTGCTCCTCACTGCAGCAGGCGCTCGAGCTCCTCGAGTTCTTGCTCGAGCCGCTCGGCTTTCTGTTCGTCCGACAATTGACGCAGGTCCATCAGGGCGCGCTGTTCCGTCTCCTCGCGCGCTCCCGCCAAACCGCGCTCCTCCACCCCGGGCGGCGCGCTGACGGCCAACCGGCTCAGCAGGTATTCACGCAGCGAGCGCAGGTCGGGATAAGCCCACAGCAGCGCCGCGGACAGCGTGAGTCCCAGGGCGCTCTCGATCCGATTGCGCAGCTCGAGCCCCTTCAGGGAATCAATGCCGAGCGACTTGAAGGGGCGATCCTGCTCGAGTCCCTCGAGGTCCGTGCGCAGCAGCTGCTCGAGCTGCTGACGGATGAAGTGCTCGATCAGCGCGGCCCGCTCGGACGCGTTCGCCTTGGCGAAGCGGGCGAGCAGCGCGCGATCTCCGCCCTGGAGCCGCTCGTCACCACCCGCCAGCAGGGGCAGGAAGCGGGTCCCCGTGGCCAGATGCGGGTGATATTCGATCAGCTGGCGGGCACTGAAGCGAATCACGCCCGCGCTGTCGGCACCGGCCGCGAGCAGGGCGCTCATCGCCCGGCGGACGTCGTGAGGGATCAGGCTCCAGACCCCCGCGGCGGAGAGGGAAGCGCCGCCTTCGGCGGTGGAGACGGGCCCCCAGTGCACGCTCGCCGACACCCGGTCGCGGCCTCGCCGATGCTGGGTCAACCCCTCCAGGAAGGCGTTGGCGGCGGCGTCCCAGGCCCTACCCGGAGCCCCGAGGAGCGCCGAGGCCGACGAGCACAGCACGAAGAAGTCCAGCGGTGCCCGCGCGGTGGCGACATGCACGTTCCACGCGCCCGCCACCTTCGCGGTCAGCATCGCCGCACCGGTGTCATGCACCCCCGCGGCCGCATGCACCACGCCCCGGAGGGGCCCCATGGCCTCGGCGGCGGCCACCGCGGCGGCCACATCGGCCAGCTGGCTCACGTCGCCCGGACAGGCCTTCAACTCGAGGCCTCGCGCACGCAATGCCTCCAGGCGCGCGGCCTCCCCGGCGGGCATTCCCTCCAGACCCCGGCGGCTCAGCCAGACGATCTGTCGCGCGCCTTGCTCGACGAGCCATTCGGTCAGCGACAGCCCCAGCACGCCCGGGCCCCCGGTCACCAGGTAGCTGGCCCGCGCGTCGATCGTCGGGGCCGCCGACGACTCCATCTGGACCTCGGCCTCCTGGACCTTCACCACCAGCTTGCCGGTGTGCTGGCCCGAGGCCATCTGGCGAAAGGCCTCGAGCGTGTCCGCCGCGTCGAACGACGCGGTGGGCAGTGGGCGGAGCACGCCGGTGGCGAACGCCTCCATCACCTCGGCGAACAGCGTCGCGAAACGCTGCTCGCGCTCCAGCGCCAGTCCCAGCAGGTCCACCGCATGGTACGAGAGCCGCTTGCGGAACGGCAGCAGGCTCATCGCCCGCTTCTGATCGTAGATGTCCGTCTTGCCAATCTCGAAGAACCGGCCGTCGCTCGCCATGGCGGCGAAGCTCGCCTCGATCGCCTCGCCTGACAGGGAGTTGAGCACCACGTCCACGCCCTCGCCCCCCGTTGCCTCGAGCAACTGGGTGGAAAAGGCGAGGGTCCGCGAGTCCAGCACCGTGGCGATCCCCATCCGCCGCAGCAGGGCCCGCTTCTCCTCCGTGCCCGCCGTGGCGTAGATCTCGGCCCCGCGCCACTGCGCGATCTGCACCGCGGCGAGCCCGACGCCGGATGCCGCGGAGTGGATGAGCACGCGCTCCTTCGGCTGCAGACGGCCGAGCGTGATGAGCGCATACCAGGCGGTGAGGAACACGATGGGGACGCCGCCGGCCAGGAGCGCGTCCAGCGCCTCGGGACGCCGCTGCACGTAGGCGGCGTTCGTCGTGAGGTGCGAGCCGAAGCAGCCCCGGCCGAGTGCCACCACCGGATCGCCCACCGCGAGGGATTCGACCCCGGGACCGACCGCTTCGATGACCCCCGAGCACTCTCCGCCCAGCACGACGGGCTCGAGCCCACCGGTGTTGGCGCCCGGATAGATGCCCATCGCGGTCATCACGTCCATGAAGTTCAAACCCGCCGAGAGCACCTTCACGCGGACCTGTCCGGTACCGGGTGGCGTCAAGCTCGCCATGCGGAACTTCATCTGATCGAGGATCCCCGCGCGATCCATCTCGAGGCGGAAGGGCCGGCCCCGCGAGGGTTCGCGGCGCGTCTGACCCGAGGCACGCCCGGTGCGCTCCAGGCGTCCGGCGTACCAGGACGTGCCGCGCAGACCCAACTCCTCGTCCGCGGCGTCACGCAAGAGCTCCGTGACCACTGGATTCAGCTCGGCGTTCGCCTCGAGGTCCATCCGCGTGCAGCGCAGGTCCGGATGCTCCAGCCCGAGGGTGCGTCCCACGCCCCAGAGCGCGGCGCCCCTTAGCGAGGCCGCCGACGTCCCGCCGCCCACCTCGTCGGGAGTGATCCGCTGTGACGACTCGGTGAGCAGCCAGAGCCGAGGCGCGGCTCTCCGCCACCGCCGCCCGGCCGCGCGCTGGGCGAGCCGCAGGACACGGCCGCACTCCCGCTCCACCTGGGCCTGCAGCTCCCGTCCGTCGATGCCCTCCGGGAGCGGCGACCCGGAGCTCGCGCACACCACGATGCCGCGTGCGTCCTCCTCGCCAAAGGACCGGTTCAACGCGGCGTCGATGGCGGCGTCCCCGTCGGCCCACGGCCACACGGTCACGTCCTGACCGGCGGCGCGCAGCAAGGTCGCCAGTTGAGTGCCGCTCGGCTCGTCGACGCTCACGATCAACCACTTGCCGCCCGTGCGCGAGCGCTCGCCCCGCGCCTCCTGGACGGGCGTCCGTTGCTCCCATCGTTGGACGAGAAATGGGGAGGCCTCGCGCTCCTTGGTCTCCTGTGCGCCCTGCTCGGTGAGCCCCGCACCGTCCGGACGGGCCGGCGAAGCCTCTCCGGGCGCGGGGGTGGAACGCGTGAGCCAGTGCCGTTCGAGCTCCCAGGCGTAGGTGGGCAGGCGCACCAGACGCCCCTTGGCTTCGGGACCCTCGGCCCAGTCCACGCCGCCACCGGCGACGAACACCTCGGCCAGCGCCTCGAGCAGGCGCTGCCGTCCCGTCACGTCCGGGCCACTGCCACCCGAGGCGATCATCCGCACCACCACACCCGGCTGGTCCCCCAGGGCTCGCCGCAGCGCCTCGTCCCGCCGGGCCGGCTCGCGCGGCTGGCGCATCCAGTGCTCCACGCCCAGGGTCTCTCCCGCCTCCCGCTGTCCGGTGACGGTCGAGAAGAACGCGAGCTGTCCGGCCCGAGGCGCCAGCGCTCGGGGTGCCTCGCCTCGCCGCCAGACCAGCTCGGCCGCGGCCTCGAGGGTCAGGATGCCGGCCACGTGCGCCGCGACCACCTCGCCCACGCCGTCGCCCAGCACCCGATCCGGGACCACGCCACAGGCCCGCCACTCCGCCGTCAGGGCCACCTGGAGCGCGAACAGTGCCAGCCCGGCATGCCTTGACGACGGCGCCACGGGCGCTCGCAGTTCATCGTGCAGCGAGACCGGGGCCCCCAGCGCCGAGAAGGCCTCCTGGCACTGCCGCAGGGCCTGGTCAAACGCCTCGGAGCGCTCGTTCAACTCGCGGCCCAGGGAACTCCAGACGGCCACCTCACCCGAGTACACGAACACGGTCGCCGCCCCGCTGGGGGCGGCACGCCCGGCACGCAGAGGCCCTGCCTCCTTCCCGTCGAGCCAGTGGCGGAGGCTCGTGGCCAGCTCACCCGACGTCCTGCCCACCACCGCCAGCCGGTGGGGATGGTGGCTGCGCCGCATCGTCGTCGTGTAGGCGACGTCCCGGATCGCGGGCGCGGACTGCGACTCCAGGTGCTCCGCGTAACGCAGGGCGAGACGTCGCAGACTCGCCTCGCCACGCGCCGTCACCAGCAGGATGTGCGGCTGGCCATCGGCCACGGGTTCCGCCTCGGTCCGGGCGGACACGGGCGCTTCCTCCAGCACGACGTGCGCGTTCGTGCCACTGAGGCCGAACGCGCTCACGCCCGCCCGCCGGGGCTGGGCTCCTCGCGGCCAGGCGCGGCCCTCACTGGAGATGGACAGGGCCGT includes:
- a CDS encoding beta-ketoacyl synthase N-terminal-like domain-containing protein, with product MALSTVNRVLRALEQAEAKIVALEQRRDEPIAIVGLGCRLPQGNSPQDFWRTLESRVDAVAEIPESRWRLDESLRRARWAALLRDEDVMGFDAGFFGVSPHEAAAIDPQQRLFLGVSVEALEDAGIALESVRGSRTGVFVGMMTLDYQHLSMESPLEKLDIYTSTGIGACFGSGRLSHLLGFEGPSLSTDAACSSSLVALHLACHSLRARECDLAVAGGVNLMLSPWTMHLYVNMQALSPEGRCRTFDADANGFVRGEGCGALVLKRLSDALRDGDSIRALVRGTAVNHNGRSSGLTAPNVLAQRALLQQALEAAQVKPHEVGYIEAHGIGTSMGDPIEIEALKAVLGTPHADGSNCVVGSVKTNIGHLEAASGVAGIIKTVLAFEHERIPPNLHLQTLNPRIELQGTALSISSEGRAWPRGAQPRRAGVSAFGLSGTNAHVVLEEAPVSARTEAEPVADGQPHILLVTARGEASLRRLALRYAEHLESQSAPAIRDVAYTTTMRRSHHPHRLAVVGRTSGELATSLRHWLDGKEAGPLRAGRAAPSGAATVFVYSGEVAVWSSLGRELNERSEAFDQALRQCQEAFSALGAPVSLHDELRAPVAPSSRHAGLALFALQVALTAEWRACGVVPDRVLGDGVGEVVAAHVAGILTLEAAAELVWRRGEAPRALAPRAGQLAFFSTVTGQREAGETLGVEHWMRQPREPARRDEALRRALGDQPGVVVRMIASGGSGPDVTGRQRLLEALAEVFVAGGGVDWAEGPEAKGRLVRLPTYAWELERHWLTRSTPAPGEASPARPDGAGLTEQGAQETKEREASPFLVQRWEQRTPVQEARGERSRTGGKWLIVSVDEPSGTQLATLLRAAGQDVTVWPWADGDAAIDAALNRSFGEEDARGIVVCASSGSPLPEGIDGRELQAQVERECGRVLRLAQRAAGRRWRRAAPRLWLLTESSQRITPDEVGGGTSAASLRGAALWGVGRTLGLEHPDLRCTRMDLEANAELNPVVTELLRDAADEELGLRGTSWYAGRLERTGRASGQTRREPSRGRPFRLEMDRAGILDQMKFRMASLTPPGTGQVRVKVLSAGLNFMDVMTAMGIYPGANTGGLEPVVLGGECSGVIEAVGPGVESLAVGDPVVALGRGCFGSHLTTNAAYVQRRPEALDALLAGGVPIVFLTAWYALITLGRLQPKERVLIHSAASGVGLAAVQIAQWRGAEIYATAGTEEKRALLRRMGIATVLDSRTLAFSTQLLEATGGEGVDVVLNSLSGEAIEASFAAMASDGRFFEIGKTDIYDQKRAMSLLPFRKRLSYHAVDLLGLALEREQRFATLFAEVMEAFATGVLRPLPTASFDAADTLEAFRQMASGQHTGKLVVKVQEAEVQMESSAAPTIDARASYLVTGGPGVLGLSLTEWLVEQGARQIVWLSRRGLEGMPAGEAARLEALRARGLELKACPGDVSQLADVAAAVAAAEAMGPLRGVVHAAAGVHDTGAAMLTAKVAGAWNVHVATARAPLDFFVLCSSASALLGAPGRAWDAAANAFLEGLTQHRRGRDRVSASVHWGPVSTAEGGASLSAAGVWSLIPHDVRRAMSALLAAGADSAGVIRFSARQLIEYHPHLATGTRFLPLLAGGDERLQGGDRALLARFAKANASERAALIEHFIRQQLEQLLRTDLEGLEQDRPFKSLGIDSLKGLELRNRIESALGLTLSAALLWAYPDLRSLREYLLSRLAVSAPPGVEERGLAGAREETEQRALMDLRQLSDEQKAERLEQELEELERLLQ